A section of the Leptospira kobayashii genome encodes:
- a CDS encoding ATP-binding protein, with the protein MKYKLSQELQSHFESLLRRMGKNSLSLLQKTKTIVSYSGGQDSTLVLFFYEYLHKEYNCPSPYVFHFNHGIRNNEEEETKMETFIQTRFSDFLFVKKKFLNLLPS; encoded by the coding sequence ATGAAATACAAACTTTCCCAAGAATTGCAATCTCACTTCGAATCACTCCTTCGCCGAATGGGAAAAAACAGTTTAAGTCTTTTGCAAAAAACAAAAACAATTGTTTCTTACTCGGGAGGCCAGGACTCCACTCTCGTTTTATTTTTTTACGAATATTTGCATAAAGAATACAATTGCCCTTCTCCCTACGTATTTCATTTCAATCACGGAATCAGAAATAATGAAGAGGAAGAAACCAAAATGGAAACATTCATCCAAACCCGTTTTTCCGATTTTTTGTTTGTAAAAAAAAAATTCCTGAACTTGCTTCCCAGCTAA
- the tilS gene encoding tRNA lysidine(34) synthetase TilS has product MARYEELNLLSRSHNSYYVTGHHPRDYFESILLHLTRGGGKNALQTLPPLSPNRFLPLAFLEDKERLDCYDRIGESYPIYEDESNMDLKFKRNRIRNEVLPLLEKENLNYYSIYWNFHSWDKAEFEEFLSSHIDRNSEATSKKDSVKTKHFLIPHQTWIQSSKDKKKTLIDLHLDLLGFPSVYKAPFEDFVRQTKGEKAFLQNKLFTIYKSKLGDIWIIDNSSPLFSLPISRSEGNDLYIRWNDQERRISNQEGKLSLQIPRPGEKIQVSIGRKEISECLREKKIPFFVRENIPILYYENKPIQILFSFFDSNLKDLPQN; this is encoded by the coding sequence ATTGCCCGTTACGAAGAGCTGAATTTGCTTTCCAGGTCACATAACTCATATTATGTCACAGGACATCATCCAAGAGATTATTTCGAATCCATTTTACTTCATCTTACTCGGGGAGGCGGAAAAAACGCATTGCAAACCCTTCCTCCTCTTAGTCCCAACCGTTTTTTGCCTTTGGCTTTTTTAGAAGATAAGGAAAGACTGGATTGTTACGATCGGATCGGAGAATCATATCCCATTTATGAAGACGAATCCAATATGGATTTAAAATTCAAAAGAAATCGGATTCGAAATGAAGTCCTACCTCTTTTGGAAAAAGAAAACCTGAACTACTACTCCATTTATTGGAACTTTCACTCCTGGGACAAAGCAGAGTTCGAAGAATTTCTATCTTCGCATATAGATCGGAATTCGGAGGCAACATCGAAAAAAGATTCTGTGAAAACCAAACATTTCCTGATTCCCCACCAAACATGGATTCAATCTTCCAAAGACAAAAAGAAAACTCTCATAGATTTACATTTGGATCTTTTAGGCTTTCCCTCCGTCTACAAAGCGCCTTTCGAAGATTTTGTCAGGCAAACGAAGGGAGAAAAGGCATTTCTACAAAACAAGCTTTTTACTATTTACAAATCGAAATTAGGTGATATTTGGATCATAGACAATTCTTCTCCATTGTTTTCTCTCCCGATTTCCCGATCGGAAGGAAACGATTTGTACATCCGATGGAATGATCAGGAAAGAAGGATTTCGAATCAAGAAGGGAAATTGTCCCTTCAGATCCCCCGACCAGGTGAAAAAATTCAAGTTTCAATAGGCAGAAAGGAGATATCCGAATGTTTGCGGGAAAAGAAGATCCCTTTCTTTGTCAGAGAAAATATTCCGATTTTATATTATGAAAACAAGCCGATCCAAATCTTATTTTCTTTCTTTGATTCTAATTTAAAGGATCTTCCGCAAAACTGA
- the yihA gene encoding ribosome biogenesis GTP-binding protein YihA/YsxC, protein MNPNKPTYYEEVPFPETSFSTSISKISPETPLPEGTLLGFIGRSNSGKSSLLNSITNRKGLAKVSKTPGKTRLINVFSTKAGFSLIDLPGFGYSKASHKEHKEMMNLLDQFLNEIKALKVLFILCDSQRSFPEEEVQMIETATLKKILPVVVRTKIDKLNQKDRNAVQKEMEAVMNELGYPFPLFFVSATTGKGIGEIRKFILSKVQTI, encoded by the coding sequence ATGAATCCGAACAAACCTACTTATTACGAAGAAGTGCCGTTTCCGGAAACCAGTTTCAGCACTTCCATTTCGAAAATTTCTCCCGAAACACCTCTTCCGGAAGGAACCTTGCTCGGATTTATCGGTCGTTCCAATTCGGGGAAGTCTTCTCTTTTGAACTCAATTACAAATCGGAAAGGACTTGCCAAAGTTTCCAAAACTCCCGGCAAAACAAGGCTGATCAACGTCTTTTCAACAAAAGCGGGGTTTTCACTTATCGACTTACCAGGGTTTGGTTATTCAAAGGCATCTCACAAAGAACATAAGGAAATGATGAATTTATTGGATCAATTTCTGAATGAAATCAAAGCTCTTAAAGTTCTTTTCATTCTTTGCGATTCGCAAAGAAGTTTTCCCGAGGAAGAAGTACAAATGATTGAAACGGCTACATTGAAAAAAATTCTTCCGGTAGTCGTTCGTACGAAAATAGACAAACTCAACCAGAAAGACAGAAATGCGGTTCAAAAAGAAATGGAAGCTGTAATGAACGAACTGGGTTACCCTTTCCCGCTTTTTTTTGTTTCTGCCACTACTGGTAAGGGGATCGGAGAGATCCGCAAATTCATTCTCAGCAAAGTCCAAACCATTTAG
- a CDS encoding LA_2478/LA_2722/LA_4182 family protein, producing MKIKAASLAVSLGILSLFACKGSVSPEAKLLELTPKFQKVMCNKSIECTKDELAKIPAAYRNLIPPFMQSEENCISFFKGKFDEAQKKRETEKKEVTEEMVNAFETCISAMEKSSCDVYKGTKGKLNIPGCENMEKYSN from the coding sequence ATGAAAATCAAAGCAGCCTCTTTAGCGGTATCCCTCGGAATACTTTCTCTTTTCGCCTGTAAAGGTTCCGTATCTCCCGAAGCCAAACTCTTAGAACTCACTCCCAAATTTCAAAAAGTAATGTGTAACAAATCCATCGAATGTACAAAAGATGAATTGGCAAAAATTCCCGCAGCTTACCGAAATCTAATTCCTCCTTTCATGCAATCGGAAGAAAATTGCATCAGTTTTTTCAAAGGGAAGTTTGATGAAGCGCAAAAGAAACGCGAAACTGAGAAAAAAGAAGTAACGGAAGAAATGGTAAATGCATTTGAAACCTGTATTTCCGCTATGGAAAAATCATCCTGCGACGTTTACAAAGGCACCAAAGGAAAATTGAATATTCCAGGTTGCGAAAATATGGAAAAATATTCCAACTAA